The following coding sequences lie in one Spirosoma sp. KUDC1026 genomic window:
- a CDS encoding AIR synthase related protein, translating into MTDRYTQRGVSASKEDVHNAIAQLDKGLFPKAFCKIVPDTLAGDPDFCTIMHADGAGTKSSLAYLYWRETGDLSVWRGIAQDAIVMNTDDLICVGATGPMLLSSTIGRNKNLISGEVISEIIGGTEEVLQMLRDHGVEIYSTGGETADVGDLVRTVIVDSTVIARMRRDQVISNDRIQAGDVIVGLASFGQATYETQYNGGMGSNGLTSARHDVLGHYLAGKYPESFDPAVDQSLVYSGSKALTDLVESTGLTVGQLILSPTRTYAPVAKVLLEELRPQIHGMVHCSGGAQTKVLHFVDNVHVVKNNLFPVPPLFQLIQEESGTSWQEMYKVFNMGHRLEVYLSETYAQRVIDIANSFGIDAQIIGHVEAYEGKRVTIEAETGTFIY; encoded by the coding sequence ATGACTGACCGTTATACCCAGCGCGGAGTTTCCGCCAGTAAAGAAGACGTTCACAACGCCATTGCCCAACTCGATAAGGGCCTGTTTCCAAAAGCTTTCTGCAAAATCGTACCGGATACGCTCGCTGGTGACCCCGATTTCTGTACGATCATGCACGCCGACGGAGCCGGAACGAAATCATCGCTGGCGTACCTCTACTGGCGCGAAACGGGCGACCTGAGTGTGTGGCGGGGAATTGCGCAGGATGCTATCGTGATGAATACCGATGATCTGATCTGTGTAGGCGCTACCGGACCCATGCTCTTGTCGTCGACAATCGGTCGGAACAAGAATCTGATTTCGGGTGAAGTTATCAGCGAAATTATTGGTGGTACCGAAGAGGTACTGCAGATGCTGCGCGACCACGGCGTCGAGATTTACAGCACCGGTGGCGAAACGGCCGATGTGGGCGATCTGGTACGTACCGTCATTGTTGATAGTACGGTGATTGCCCGGATGCGTCGTGATCAGGTAATCAGTAACGATCGGATTCAGGCGGGTGACGTTATCGTTGGGCTGGCTTCCTTTGGGCAGGCTACTTACGAAACACAGTACAACGGTGGAATGGGCAGCAACGGCCTGACCTCGGCCCGGCATGACGTATTAGGGCATTACCTGGCTGGCAAATATCCCGAGAGTTTCGATCCGGCAGTTGACCAGTCGTTGGTCTACAGCGGCTCAAAAGCCCTAACCGACCTGGTTGAGTCGACTGGCCTGACCGTTGGCCAGCTTATTCTCTCGCCAACGCGTACCTACGCGCCCGTTGCCAAAGTATTGCTGGAAGAGCTACGACCGCAGATTCACGGAATGGTCCATTGCTCGGGCGGGGCGCAAACAAAAGTGCTTCACTTTGTTGATAATGTGCATGTTGTCAAAAATAATCTGTTCCCCGTTCCACCCCTGTTTCAGCTGATTCAGGAGGAGAGCGGTACGAGCTGGCAGGAGATGTATAAAGTCTTCAACATGGGGCATCGGCTGGAAGTATACCTTTCCGAAACCTATGCCCAGCGCGTTATTGACATCGCAAACTCGTTTGGTATTGATGCTCAGATCATTGGTCACGTAGAAGCCTATGAGGGTAAGCGAGTAACTATAGAAGCTGAAACGGGCACATTTATCTACTAA
- the purE gene encoding 5-(carboxyamino)imidazole ribonucleotide mutase — translation MIGIIMGSLSDRKVMQEAASVLTTLGVAWEMDIVSAHRTPEKMVDYAKSARDRGLKVIIAGAGGAAHLPGMVASLTTLPVIGVPVKSSNSIDGWDSVLSILQMPAGVPVATMALDGARNAGILAAQIVGAFDERVAQNLATFKEELKEKVADMSRQLITP, via the coding sequence ATGATCGGTATTATCATGGGTAGCCTGTCGGACCGTAAGGTCATGCAGGAAGCGGCCAGCGTTCTGACCACGCTTGGGGTCGCCTGGGAAATGGACATTGTATCGGCGCATCGGACGCCCGAAAAAATGGTCGACTACGCAAAGTCAGCCCGCGACCGGGGGCTTAAAGTTATTATTGCCGGGGCCGGTGGGGCTGCTCACCTGCCAGGTATGGTAGCCTCACTCACTACGTTGCCCGTTATTGGTGTTCCCGTCAAATCCAGTAACTCCATCGATGGCTGGGATTCTGTATTGTCTATCCTGCAGATGCCCGCGGGCGTTCCGGTAGCAACAATGGCGCTGGATGGTGCCCGTAACGCAGGCATTCTGGCCGCGCAGATCGTTGGTGCATTCGACGAACGAGTAGCACAGAACCTGGCTACGTTCAAAGAAGAACTGAAGGAAAAAGTAGCCGATATGAGCCGTCAACTTATTACGCCCTGA
- a CDS encoding thioredoxin family protein — protein sequence MRYLLIAALTLCWMIVGTDSQAQLRQGYTLGDVVVNFSLKNVDGKSVSLGDFRSQRGVIIVFTSNHCPFSNAYEERLMALNQKFVQQGFSVVAIMSSDQTAYADDTFEQMKERAKAKNYSFPYLLDDTQTVARAFGASRTPQVFVLNQANGQFVLEYTGAIDDNPQDQAEVQRQYVDEAVSNLLAGRPVQSPITKPVGCAIKWKQ from the coding sequence ATGAGATATTTACTAATTGCTGCCCTGACTCTGTGCTGGATGATTGTCGGTACGGACAGTCAGGCGCAGCTCCGGCAGGGCTACACGCTGGGAGACGTCGTAGTCAATTTCAGCCTGAAGAATGTGGATGGGAAATCCGTTTCGCTGGGCGATTTTCGGAGCCAGCGGGGCGTCATTATTGTCTTCACGAGTAATCATTGTCCGTTCTCGAATGCGTATGAGGAGCGGCTGATGGCCCTGAACCAGAAGTTTGTTCAACAGGGGTTTTCAGTAGTAGCCATTATGTCCAGCGATCAGACGGCTTATGCCGACGATACATTTGAGCAGATGAAAGAACGGGCAAAAGCGAAAAATTATAGTTTCCCTTACCTGCTGGACGATACACAGACCGTAGCGCGTGCGTTTGGGGCCAGTCGTACCCCGCAGGTTTTTGTGCTGAATCAGGCAAACGGGCAGTTCGTTCTCGAATATACAGGAGCGATTGATGACAACCCGCAGGACCAGGCGGAGGTGCAGCGTCAGTATGTCGACGAGGCTGTCAGTAATTTGCTGGCCGGCCGACCGGTGCAGTCGCCTATTACCAAGCCCGTTGGTTGCGCCATCAAGTGGAAGCAGTAG
- a CDS encoding DUF3291 domain-containing protein, whose product MSIVTVTAFRYAVGARFRAFANMGRWLRQPAQVPALQFGKLMGSGHSFGLVPDWSTYVFLGVWPDLNTAQQFSQSALFQQLQTGTESVSTLYLTPQRSHGLWSGQNPFHDENGTSLPVSPNLPVAVLTRATIRLRALPDFWRHVPQARQRLQQQGNQLLFGIGVGEVPIVQQCTISVWRSPAAVDQYAYRQSGHKEIVRLTRQRNWYTEELFARFGVVGAEGELFTEIANQLTDNQS is encoded by the coding sequence ATGAGTATCGTAACAGTGACCGCTTTTCGGTACGCGGTAGGCGCTCGTTTCCGGGCTTTCGCAAATATGGGGCGCTGGCTACGTCAGCCAGCTCAGGTACCCGCATTGCAGTTTGGAAAGCTGATGGGCAGCGGACATAGTTTCGGGTTGGTACCCGACTGGTCGACTTACGTTTTTCTGGGCGTCTGGCCTGATTTAAACACAGCGCAGCAATTCAGCCAGTCAGCGTTGTTTCAGCAATTACAGACGGGGACAGAATCGGTCAGTACGTTGTATCTGACACCGCAGCGCTCCCACGGTTTATGGAGCGGACAGAATCCATTTCATGACGAGAATGGAACTTCCCTGCCCGTGAGCCCAAACTTACCAGTTGCCGTATTGACCCGCGCGACGATCCGGCTCCGCGCCTTACCCGACTTCTGGCGTCACGTACCACAGGCCCGTCAGCGTTTGCAGCAGCAGGGTAATCAGCTCTTGTTTGGGATTGGTGTGGGTGAAGTACCCATCGTGCAGCAGTGTACCATCAGCGTCTGGCGCAGCCCGGCGGCTGTTGATCAATACGCCTATCGACAGAGTGGACATAAAGAGATTGTTCGACTGACCCGGCAGCGAAATTGGTACACCGAAGAATTGTTTGCTCGTTTCGGTGTAGTGGGTGCTGAAGGCGAATTATTTACTGAAATTGCCAATCAGTTGACGGACAATCAGTCGTGA
- a CDS encoding LysM peptidoglycan-binding domain-containing protein, with protein sequence METDKETTNSRPNNNSSIPALTLVVLVGIIVALLYVGYDYISDDTNGSDELTNVALDTTTQQALVQEDPEMLMAPQETDTSSQPAPVDLSQAEPPADVPVADATAEEVAAANRETTNKPVAEKPVASAPKEEKKASVAKAEPPKVEKKVEKPAAATKEEKKEERPVEKVAVKPGGVTRPYTIGNGETFYGVANRYNMKLSTLKELNPGVSESDVKAGVTKLNVKVMAVHTVGPGDVLRVVAQKYGVSKEAIMRANKKSKDIATRGEKLIIPYPEKK encoded by the coding sequence ATGGAAACCGATAAAGAAACAACAAACTCACGCCCTAATAACAACTCCAGCATTCCCGCTCTGACCCTCGTGGTGCTGGTCGGCATTATCGTTGCGCTGCTGTATGTGGGATATGATTACATCTCCGACGACACGAACGGATCTGACGAACTGACGAACGTAGCACTAGATACGACGACGCAGCAGGCGCTGGTACAGGAAGATCCAGAAATGCTGATGGCCCCCCAGGAAACGGATACCTCGTCGCAGCCCGCACCCGTCGATCTGTCGCAGGCTGAACCCCCTGCCGACGTGCCGGTAGCCGACGCTACAGCCGAAGAGGTGGCCGCGGCTAACCGGGAAACGACTAATAAGCCCGTAGCCGAAAAGCCGGTAGCCAGTGCGCCCAAAGAAGAAAAGAAAGCATCCGTAGCGAAAGCCGAGCCGCCGAAAGTTGAGAAGAAGGTCGAGAAGCCCGCTGCCGCAACGAAGGAGGAGAAAAAAGAAGAGCGGCCCGTCGAGAAAGTAGCTGTGAAGCCGGGTGGTGTAACGCGTCCGTATACCATTGGTAACGGTGAAACGTTCTACGGGGTTGCCAACCGGTATAACATGAAACTCAGTACGCTGAAAGAACTCAATCCGGGGGTATCGGAGTCGGATGTAAAGGCGGGTGTGACCAAACTGAACGTAAAAGTGATGGCGGTTCATACGGTTGGACCGGGTGACGTTCTACGTGTTGTGGCGCAGAAATACGGCGTCAGCAAAGAAGCCATTATGCGGGCCAACAAGAAAAGTAAAGACATCGCCACCCGTGGCGAAAAGTTAATTATCCCGTATCCGGAGAAGAAATAA
- a CDS encoding Gfo/Idh/MocA family protein, translated as MIRWGILGPGHIAHKFAKDLLTVPDATLYAVASSDQQRADEFAGQYAIPHSFGRYEDLLTLPELDVVYVATRHIRHHDDAVMLLNGGKAVLGEKPFAMNLAQVQHMVDTARSKRVFLMEALWSRFMPTLLKARELVESGAIGQVTGVRADFGFKAMFDPEGRLFDKKLGGGALLDIGIYPLFWSYFILGMPQSIKATATFGSTGVDEQVGIIMTYADGEMAILDSTLRAKTPCEAFVYGTEGLIKVHGRWHESTSLTVERIGEEPETHTFERATFGYNFEAKHVMDCLTNGQTESPLWSLTDSLNLMTLLDQVRAEAGIEY; from the coding sequence ATGATTCGCTGGGGTATTCTGGGGCCGGGCCATATCGCCCATAAATTCGCAAAAGACTTACTAACAGTACCCGACGCTACGTTGTACGCCGTCGCTTCCTCCGATCAGCAGCGGGCGGATGAGTTCGCTGGTCAGTATGCTATCCCCCATTCGTTTGGCCGGTATGAGGATCTGCTGACGCTGCCGGAGCTGGATGTCGTCTATGTGGCTACACGCCATATTCGGCATCACGACGATGCCGTTATGCTGCTTAACGGGGGCAAGGCCGTATTGGGTGAAAAACCGTTTGCCATGAATCTGGCGCAGGTGCAGCATATGGTCGATACGGCGCGTTCGAAACGGGTGTTTCTGATGGAGGCCCTCTGGAGTCGGTTCATGCCGACATTACTGAAAGCGCGCGAACTGGTTGAATCAGGCGCGATTGGTCAGGTTACAGGCGTCCGGGCCGATTTCGGTTTCAAAGCAATGTTCGACCCCGAAGGGCGTCTATTCGATAAAAAACTGGGTGGTGGGGCTCTACTGGATATCGGTATCTACCCCCTGTTCTGGTCTTATTTTATTTTGGGAATGCCGCAGTCGATTAAGGCTACCGCTACGTTCGGATCGACGGGCGTCGATGAGCAGGTTGGTATTATTATGACGTATGCCGACGGAGAAATGGCCATACTAGACAGTACGTTACGAGCCAAGACGCCCTGCGAAGCCTTTGTATACGGTACCGAAGGTTTGATCAAGGTGCATGGCCGCTGGCACGAAAGCACCAGCCTGACCGTCGAACGAATCGGCGAGGAACCCGAAACTCATACGTTTGAGCGGGCGACCTTTGGCTACAACTTCGAAGCGAAACACGTTATGGACTGCCTGACCAACGGTCAGACCGAAAGCCCGCTCTGGTCGCTAACCGACAGCCTGAATCTGATGACTTTACTGGATCAGGTGCGCGCCGAAGCGGGGATAGAATATTAG
- a CDS encoding DUF481 domain-containing protein — MKKYWSLLIPLCFLFLITPVFGQIVEQADPLRPSTKEPILTDSIKVNKDSTRARQIADSIAAKKPAQPDRVHTVRYRFSADGTITSGNVNRTLLQLAGATDYELSNYFKISSNPSFVYGEQSRVLAEREWFGDFRTTYRYANRLYYLAFGSFERSNLRQIDRRWTVAGGVGYKLVDKKRVYISVTNVLVQEFTDFVELNDINIIRNSARLYGEYTFGADRFKVTHTAFYQPALGQYNIRWNASVSLQIKLTTLVSLRSTLANAYESLVVPGRLNNDLRFTVGLVYEKK; from the coding sequence GTGAAAAAATACTGGTCCCTACTCATTCCGTTGTGCTTTCTTTTCCTGATTACCCCCGTCTTCGGGCAGATTGTCGAGCAGGCTGACCCTCTACGGCCCTCTACCAAAGAGCCCATCCTGACAGACTCGATTAAGGTCAATAAAGACTCAACGAGAGCCAGACAGATCGCCGATTCTATTGCCGCAAAGAAACCAGCTCAGCCGGATCGAGTCCATACCGTACGGTACCGCTTCTCCGCCGACGGTACCATTACCAGCGGTAATGTCAACCGGACACTGCTGCAGTTGGCCGGCGCCACCGATTACGAGTTGAGTAACTACTTCAAGATTTCCAGTAACCCGTCGTTTGTGTATGGCGAGCAGAGCCGTGTACTGGCTGAACGCGAATGGTTCGGTGATTTCCGGACGACGTACCGGTACGCCAACCGGCTCTATTATCTGGCTTTTGGCTCCTTCGAACGGAGTAACCTCCGGCAGATCGACCGACGCTGGACCGTAGCGGGGGGAGTGGGTTATAAACTGGTGGACAAGAAACGTGTGTACATCTCGGTCACCAACGTACTGGTGCAGGAGTTCACCGATTTCGTTGAGTTGAATGACATCAATATCATCCGAAACTCGGCCCGGCTCTACGGCGAATACACATTCGGAGCCGATCGGTTCAAAGTGACGCACACGGCCTTTTATCAGCCCGCCCTGGGGCAATATAACATCCGCTGGAACGCTAGTGTCAGCCTGCAAATCAAGTTAACGACACTCGTCAGCCTCCGCTCTACATTGGCCAATGCCTACGAGAGCCTCGTTGTTCCAGGCCGCCTGAACAACGACCTACGATTCACGGTGGGGTTGGTGTATGAGAAAAAATAG
- a CDS encoding GEVED domain-containing protein has translation MRHFLRLRNSLPLASVFLLISFYSSGQPLPQYTAQQQAKQLEIQRIITADRAENYQRALNVAQKLGRPLQQRRSDGTVVILSGISETGELLYNTTYSATQAGQSLRTSSLYSGGSLGVSLSGSTLSNKIAIWDGGKVRSTHVEFKAPTGTGSRITQVDNATALSEHSTHVSGIIMAAGVNPQVRGMAFGTNLRAYDFENDATEMTSAAPNLLVSNHSYGSQAGWIYNSDRKTTTKWEWWGDTTVSKTEDYKFGVYNSTARSWDQIAQNAPYYLIVKSAGNNHGSNGPTAGQPYYLSSSDVISTVPRANQNGYDQVGTYGTAKNILSVAAASILPYGYNQPADVVLGGFSSWGPTDDGRIKPDIAGIGVGVLSSISTNDSAYAAYDGTSMSSPTVAGSALLLQELYSQRNNGSFMRSSTLRGLILHTADEAGTSPGPDYRFGWGLMNTERAGQVILNTNKNYLLNERTINQGETYSLTVVASGRGPLMASICWTDPAGTATNALNERTPRLVNDLDLRVSDGTTTTQPWVLDPANPANSATRGDNVRDNIEQVLVANPIPGKTYTLTVTHKGTLSGAKQDYALLLSGIGGTASCVSRATSTADTKISRVQFNTIDQAGATGCTAYTDFSGVTTSVQARQQIPLIVSLGTCGATKNAAIKAFIDWNQNGSFDDAGETVATSTVLTNSSQFTATITVPTTVQPGQILRFRIVATETDNAANVTSCGTYANGETQDYVLNVIQTTNDVGTTALVSPEANFCSQPGQFVTVRVRNYGAATQTNVPVSVTITDANSASVATLTGTVPSIAAFRETTLSLALPTGTVLQAGQTYQFAITTSLPNDLNATNNTLAETRSAALASTGGIFSAMRCGSDTLSLRNAGSGVAYWYDAPTGGNLLAAGNQQTLRTLPAGGQLYAGLNDFSGMVGPVSKSAFGGGSYAGNFGPAPLVSTQVPLLIESARLYIAAAGKLTFTVQKYDNTVVSSVTLDVQPTRSQSLTAVSNGQLVDDPNDPGAVYPLNLRIPATGDYKIAISYADGASIFRSNVGVTGFPFQLTAQNGTPLVSVKGSLYDNGTTMDTLKTAWYYFYDMRVRALDCAGPQRVAVPATSGTTPVATLTANGSTSICQGSSLILQAGLGTSYSYQWYRDAQAISGATSSTLSTATAGSYAVQIANGCPPVRSSTVAVVVQTPIMPIITTSGLTLTTSARSNIQWLLNGVSITDATSTSLTVVQSGRYSVRGSVNGCGELISDETYVTILAAEPTVQERTLSVYPIPATHQITVSLMNMPMLSSTPIVRLTDLRGVTVRTAPLQRNGVDYSVDLDIGDLPGGTFLVVINDQASQSIWVKRIKKQ, from the coding sequence ATGCGTCATTTTTTACGGTTACGGAATAGCCTGCCCCTGGCGAGTGTATTCCTTCTTATCTCTTTCTACAGCAGCGGTCAGCCACTTCCTCAGTACACGGCGCAGCAACAGGCCAAACAGCTTGAAATTCAGCGGATCATTACGGCCGATCGGGCAGAAAACTACCAGCGAGCCCTTAATGTGGCCCAGAAACTGGGTCGTCCCCTCCAACAGCGCCGATCCGACGGTACGGTAGTCATCCTGAGCGGTATTAGCGAAACGGGCGAACTCCTTTATAATACTACCTACAGTGCAACACAAGCGGGCCAGAGCCTGCGAACCTCATCCTTGTATTCGGGCGGCAGTCTGGGCGTATCATTGTCAGGCAGTACGCTCTCCAACAAAATTGCGATCTGGGACGGGGGCAAGGTACGCAGCACGCACGTTGAGTTCAAAGCGCCAACAGGTACTGGAAGCCGCATAACGCAAGTAGATAATGCCACTGCACTTAGTGAACATTCCACACACGTATCGGGCATCATCATGGCAGCCGGCGTCAATCCGCAGGTACGGGGTATGGCCTTTGGTACCAATTTACGAGCCTATGATTTTGAAAACGATGCTACAGAGATGACATCGGCTGCACCTAATTTATTAGTTTCCAATCACTCCTATGGTTCGCAGGCTGGCTGGATCTATAACAGTGATCGGAAGACAACGACCAAATGGGAATGGTGGGGCGACACCACGGTTAGTAAGACTGAAGATTATAAGTTCGGGGTTTATAACTCAACGGCCCGAAGCTGGGATCAGATAGCCCAAAACGCCCCTTACTATCTGATCGTTAAGTCAGCAGGAAATAACCACGGCTCAAACGGCCCGACGGCTGGACAGCCTTACTACCTTAGCTCATCTGATGTAATCAGTACAGTACCCCGTGCCAACCAGAACGGTTACGACCAGGTTGGCACATACGGAACGGCCAAAAATATTCTGTCGGTAGCAGCCGCCAGTATCTTACCGTATGGCTATAACCAACCGGCCGACGTTGTTCTTGGCGGCTTCAGTAGCTGGGGGCCTACTGACGATGGCCGCATCAAACCAGACATTGCAGGCATAGGCGTTGGTGTTCTGTCGTCAATCTCCACGAATGACAGTGCCTATGCGGCTTACGATGGTACATCTATGTCGTCGCCAACCGTAGCTGGTTCGGCATTACTGTTACAGGAGCTATACAGCCAGCGTAATAACGGTTCGTTCATGCGTTCGTCAACGCTGCGGGGCTTAATTCTGCACACGGCCGACGAAGCAGGTACGTCGCCCGGACCGGATTATCGCTTTGGCTGGGGGCTTATGAATACCGAGCGGGCCGGACAGGTTATTCTTAATACGAACAAGAATTACTTACTCAACGAACGCACCATCAACCAGGGCGAAACCTATTCGTTGACGGTAGTCGCTTCGGGTCGGGGGCCGCTAATGGCCTCAATTTGCTGGACCGACCCCGCTGGCACCGCCACGAACGCCCTTAACGAGCGCACACCACGGCTGGTCAACGATCTTGACCTGCGTGTCAGTGACGGCACTACGACAACGCAGCCCTGGGTGCTGGACCCTGCCAATCCCGCCAATTCTGCTACACGAGGGGATAACGTTCGAGATAATATTGAACAGGTGCTCGTTGCCAATCCAATTCCAGGCAAAACATACACGCTGACCGTTACGCATAAAGGCACGTTAAGCGGAGCTAAGCAGGATTATGCGCTGTTACTCAGTGGCATTGGGGGTACGGCGTCCTGCGTATCACGAGCTACTTCAACGGCCGACACCAAAATTAGCCGCGTTCAGTTCAATACAATCGATCAGGCGGGCGCTACAGGCTGCACGGCTTACACCGATTTTTCGGGTGTTACTACGTCCGTTCAGGCTAGGCAACAGATACCGCTGATAGTTTCGCTGGGCACCTGTGGCGCAACGAAGAACGCAGCTATCAAAGCCTTTATCGATTGGAATCAGAACGGCAGCTTTGACGACGCTGGCGAAACCGTAGCCACGTCGACAGTGCTGACGAATTCGAGCCAATTCACCGCGACAATTACCGTCCCGACGACAGTTCAGCCGGGTCAGATTCTTCGTTTCCGCATTGTAGCGACTGAAACTGACAATGCAGCAAACGTTACCAGTTGTGGTACGTATGCGAACGGCGAGACACAGGATTATGTGCTCAACGTCATTCAAACCACAAACGATGTGGGTACTACAGCGCTGGTATCACCGGAAGCCAATTTCTGTAGTCAGCCGGGGCAGTTTGTCACCGTGCGTGTGCGTAACTATGGCGCTGCTACGCAGACGAACGTACCGGTATCCGTTACCATTACCGATGCCAACAGCGCTTCCGTTGCTACGCTGACGGGTACGGTGCCTAGTATCGCGGCTTTCCGGGAAACCACGCTATCGCTGGCCCTGCCAACCGGCACTGTTCTGCAGGCGGGCCAAACGTATCAATTCGCGATTACGACCAGCTTACCAAACGACCTCAACGCCACGAATAACACCCTTGCCGAAACCAGATCTGCCGCATTGGCGTCAACAGGCGGAATTTTTTCGGCCATGCGTTGCGGCAGCGATACCCTTTCGTTACGTAATGCAGGTAGTGGAGTGGCCTACTGGTACGATGCGCCCACAGGCGGCAATCTGCTCGCAGCCGGTAACCAGCAAACACTCCGAACCTTACCTGCCGGCGGGCAACTGTACGCAGGGCTAAATGATTTTTCGGGCATGGTCGGACCAGTCAGCAAAAGCGCCTTCGGGGGCGGTTCGTATGCCGGTAATTTTGGGCCCGCTCCCCTAGTATCAACCCAAGTTCCGCTCCTGATCGAAAGCGCTCGTCTCTACATTGCGGCAGCCGGAAAGCTCACCTTCACCGTTCAGAAATACGACAATACGGTTGTTTCGAGTGTCACGCTGGATGTGCAACCAACGCGCAGCCAAAGTCTGACTGCGGTCAGCAATGGGCAGTTGGTCGATGATCCAAATGATCCGGGAGCCGTGTACCCGTTGAACCTCCGCATTCCGGCAACGGGTGATTACAAAATAGCCATCAGCTATGCCGACGGTGCATCCATTTTCCGGAGCAACGTAGGCGTTACGGGTTTTCCATTCCAACTGACCGCGCAGAATGGAACCCCGCTGGTTTCAGTAAAAGGCTCACTATATGATAATGGTACAACCATGGACACGCTAAAAACGGCCTGGTACTATTTCTATGATATGCGGGTACGGGCACTAGACTGCGCGGGGCCACAACGGGTAGCTGTTCCGGCAACTTCCGGTACGACTCCTGTCGCTACACTGACTGCTAATGGATCGACCAGCATTTGTCAGGGTTCCAGCTTGATACTACAGGCAGGTTTGGGTACTAGTTATTCGTACCAATGGTACCGTGACGCACAAGCTATTTCGGGAGCAACCAGCAGCACCTTGTCGACTGCGACGGCGGGCAGTTATGCGGTCCAGATTGCGAATGGGTGTCCACCGGTTCGTTCGTCAACCGTTGCCGTAGTGGTTCAGACGCCTATCATGCCAATAATTACAACCAGTGGCCTGACGTTAACAACCAGCGCTCGTAGCAATATTCAGTGGCTTCTAAACGGTGTATCCATTACCGACGCTACCAGCACGAGCCTTACTGTTGTTCAGTCGGGTCGCTACTCCGTCAGGGGCAGCGTTAATGGCTGCGGTGAGCTGATTTCGGACGAGACCTACGTAACGATTCTGGCAGCGGAGCCTACCGTTCAGGAGCGAACGCTGAGCGTTTACCCAATCCCGGCAACGCATCAGATTACAGTCTCGTTGATGAATATGCCTATGCTCTCGTCCACACCTATTGTCCGCCTGACCGATTTACGGGGAGTTACGGTTCGAACGGCGCCCCTACAACGTAACGGTGTCGACTATTCGGTTGACCTGGATATTGGCGATCTACCCGGCGGCACCTTCCTGGTTGTTATCAATGACCAGGCGTCTCAATCAATCTGGGTTAAACGAATTAAGAAGCAATAG